The Vicinamibacterales bacterium DNA window GCTGTCCTGGGCGCAGGCGATCGCGGATCTGCCGTCGAGCGTCGCCCTGCGCGAGTCGCTCTACGTGTGGCCGCTGCTCGAGTCGGCGCACGTGCTGACGCTGATGCTGTTCGCGGGCTCGGCGGCGATGCTGGACCTGCGTCTGCTCGGCGTGGGGTTCCGGCGCGTGCCAGCCACCGAGTTCACGGCGCGGCTCCTGCCGTGGACGCGCGCCGCCTTCGTCGTGATGGCCGTCACCGGGATCCTGCTCGTGTACGCCAATCCCGTGCGCTACTACTTCAACCTCTTCTTCCGCGTGAAGGTGCTGCTCCTCGTGGCCGCGGGCGCCAACATCGCCTGGTTCCACGGCCGGACCCACCAGGGCATCGGCGCCTGGGATGGCGACGTGCGCCCACCGAGGGCGGCGCGCATGGCCGCCGTCGTGTCGCTGGCCGCCTGGACGGGAGTCATCGTCACCGGGCGCCTGGTCGCCTACAACTGGTTCGACTGCGATCTCCAGCCGCAGCCGGCGCTCGTCAACTGGGCGGCCGGCTGCCGGGTGCCCGACGCCTCGGCCGAGCCCTGAGCCGTGGACCTGCTGCCGTACTTCCAGACGCTCGAGACGGCCGGCCTGGGGCGCATCGTCCGCGAGTCGGTGTGGCTGTTCCCGGCCATCGAGGCCGTGCACCTGCTGGCGCTGTCGCTGCTCGGCGGCGCCCTGCTCCTCGTGGATCTCCGGCTGCTCGGCGCGGGTCTCACCGGCGCGCCCGCGGCGGCGCTGGCGCGCGCGGCCCGGCCCTGGTTGACGGCGGCGGTGATCCTGATCATCGGCACGGGCGTGCCGCTGTTCCTGTCCGAAGCGGTGAAGTGCTACTACAGCCCGTCGTTCTGGCTGAAGATGCTCACCCTGCCGCTCGCCCTGCTCTTCACGTACGGCGTCCGCCAGCGCGTCGCCGAACGTGACTCCACGAGCCGCGGCGCCGCGGCGGCGGTCGGCGCGACCTCCATCACGCTCTGGTTCGTCGTGGCGGCGGCCGGGCGCTGGATCGGCTTCTCGTAACCCCGGCGGCTCAGCGGCCGCCCGGCTTCTTGGCCGGCGGCTCGGTGGGATCGCGTCCGTCACGGGGGGCGCCGGTGCCCGACGAGCCCATGAAGATCTTCCGGCCGTCGGTGAACGTCACGTCCCGGCCGTTGGCCCGCTTGAGCGAGTGGTCCTTCGTCTGGTAGCCGTCCACGATGAGCTCGGTGCCGACCGTGAGCGAGTCGCGGGTCAGGCCACGGCGGAGCAGCGTGTTGGGCGTGCCGCCTTCCACCATCCACACTTCCTTCTGGCCGTCCTTCTCGACCTCGATGTGGATCCAGGCGTGCGGGTTCACCCATTCCAGCTTCACCACCTTGCCCTGCAGGCGGATGGGCGCGTTCGGATCGAACTCGGCGCCGAAGGCGTGGTGCCCGAGCACGCGCGCGCCCGTGGCGACGACCAGCGCCGAGGCGAGGACGAGGATCGTGGTTCGCATGACGGTCACTCCTGCTGCTTCTGGGTCTGCTTCGCCCGCTCCTGCGAGCGCTCGCCGCTCAGGACGTTCGAGAGCGCGTAGTTGCCCTCGTGGCAGGCGTATTCGTAGATGAGCTCGTCGAGCCGCGTGAACGGGACCTCGCCCCTCCAGGGGCTCGTGAAGGTGTCCGGATCGTCGATCGTGAACGCGTAGAGCAGCGTGCCCTCGTCCACTCGCGAGATCCGCTCGGTGACCTTCAACGTCTCCGAGGCGCCCCGGAAGATCTGATCGGGATGGAAGTTGGTGGTCTCGATCACCAGCTCATCGCCCTCCCACCAGCCGATCGAGTCGCCCCACCACGGGCGCACGTCCGGCGGCAGGTGCTTCAGGTTGCGCCCGAGGCGGATGATGCGGGCGTCGTGGACCATCTCGGTGAGGATCAGCACGTGATCGGGCGTCTGCACGATCGTGTAGTTGTTGTTGTAGAAGTAGTTGGGCAGCATCGGCGGCCCGGCGTTGCTGCCGAAGGACGCGATGCACCGCTCGGCGAGCGGGCGGTTCTCGGGGTTGTCGTACTGCCCGAACTGACGCGCGCGAGCCACGCGCGCCGCCTGTCGGGCGCGTCCGGCCTCGGTCAGGGCGGGCACCTTGCCGCTCGGCGGATCCACGATGAGCGACGTGCGGTACTCGCCGTTCACCACCGCCACGCGCTCGCCCGCGTCGATCCAGAAGTTGTTGTAGCCACCGACGTTTCCGGCCGCGCCCGTGGAGCCGTCGCCGCCCTCCGGCGGCGCCGGCCGATCAGGGTCGCTCGGCTGCGCCAGCCGCGCGATGCGGTCCTGGATCCCCTTCTCGATGCGGGCGACGACCTGAGGCGACAGCACGGGTCCCTGCCCATCGGGCCGCTCGAGCGGCGTGACGGTGGCGTTCGACCAGTTGCCCTGCAGATCCGGCGTGCCGTCGGGCGTCCGCGGCACGGTCCAGTCGGTCTTCAGCTGCGCGATGCCGGCCGGAGCCTGCGCGGCCACCGGGGCGAGCAGCGCCGATGCTGGCCAGAGCGCGCCGGCCGTCAACGTGAGTGACGTGGGTCGCATCGGGTCTCCTACGGCAGCGGCGTCTTGGCAGGTGCCCTCACATCAGCCCTCGACGAAGGGCACGCACTTGAACTGGCCCAGCCGCGCGTCGGCATTGACGTGCCTGTAGAGCGGCATGGCGATCGTCCACGGGCGGGAGAAGGTCTTCGGGTCCTCGATCACGGCCTCGTACTGGATGTGGTCCCGGTCCGTCATCGTGTAGCGCTCGGTGACCGTCAGCGCCTCGCTGTGATGGTTGCCCGAGCGGTCGAACCACGTGGAGTCGTTGAAGCCGTTGGCCTCGACGACGAACGTGTCCCCGTCCCACCGGCCCACCGACTGGCCCATCCAGGCATCGGTCTGGGAGGCCCCGGATCCCTTCAGTACACGTTGCGCACGGCGCCGGTACTCGTA harbors:
- a CDS encoding DUF6644 family protein, whose protein sequence is MLLSWAQAIADLPSSVALRESLYVWPLLESAHVLTLMLFAGSAAMLDLRLLGVGFRRVPATEFTARLLPWTRAAFVVMAVTGILLVYANPVRYYFNLFFRVKVLLLVAAGANIAWFHGRTHQGIGAWDGDVRPPRAARMAAVVSLAAWTGVIVTGRLVAYNWFDCDLQPQPALVNWAAGCRVPDASAEP
- a CDS encoding DUF6152 family protein; its protein translation is MRTTILVLASALVVATGARVLGHHAFGAEFDPNAPIRLQGKVVKLEWVNPHAWIHIEVEKDGQKEVWMVEGGTPNTLLRRGLTRDSLTVGTELIVDGYQTKDHSLKRANGRDVTFTDGRKIFMGSSGTGAPRDGRDPTEPPAKKPGGR
- a CDS encoding DUF6644 family protein, which gives rise to MDLLPYFQTLETAGLGRIVRESVWLFPAIEAVHLLALSLLGGALLLVDLRLLGAGLTGAPAAALARAARPWLTAAVILIIGTGVPLFLSEAVKCYYSPSFWLKMLTLPLALLFTYGVRQRVAERDSTSRGAAAAVGATSITLWFVVAAAGRWIGFS